In the genome of Anaerobranca californiensis DSM 14826, the window ATGGCTGGTGCTGCACATCTTATTACTGTTTTACTGGCATACCGTATGGGGGCTATTGATAAAATTCGTTCTGTTAAATCTATAGCTGCTTAATTCCAACAGCCAGTTAACTTAAGCATCTACCTCATTTGCATAAATATTGAGGTCTATTTGTCATGCTTGTTTTTTCTGTTTCCAATGTTTATCAATAAAATTCAGACCTTCCTTGATTAAATTCATTCTCTGGTACTCTTTGTTTTCCTATATCTTCCACTATTGAATGCTAACTGTAAATTTTTATCTTATAGTTTCACAATTACCTAATTTTTATTTTCTCAACCCCCTTGGTGTTGTTAACCACTCTATTTTTTTTATAACATAGTCAAAAAGGATTGCTAATAAAGCAGCTGGAATAGCCCCCGCTAAAATCAAACTATCATTGCTTGTGGAAATCCCTCTAAAAATAAATTCACCCATACCACCAGCCCCAGCTAAGGAAGCTAATGTAGCAACACCAATAATTAAAACCGTTGATGTCCTTATCCCTGCTACAATAACGGAAAGTGCCAATGGTAGTTGTACTTTAAATAAAATTTGTCTATCTGTCATTCCCATTCCTCGCCCTGCATCAATAATAGCAGGATCGACATTTATTATCCCAGTATAGGTATTTCTCAATATTGGTAAAAGTCCGTAAATAGTCAGTGCTACTATAGCCGGTCTCATACTTATTCCTAAAATAGGGATTAAAAATCCTAACAAAGCTAAAGAAGGAATCGTTTGAACTATCGCTGTTAATCCAATAACAGGATCAGCTAATTTTTTATAACGGGTTAAAACAATCCCTAAAGGAACTGATATAGCTACAGCTATACCTAGTGATATAAATGATAGTTGAATATGTTGAAAAAGATATAATAATACCTCATCGGTACGGGTTGTCAATATCCTAAAAAAACCTTGTAAACCTTCCATAAAAATTCACCTCTTTATTTTCCAATTAAATTAATTCTGCCATTATTTTAACTAAACTAGCCCTTGTAACAACACCTAAAACTTTGTTTTCATTGTCAACTATTGGAACAAAGGATACTCCATGTGTATTTATTATATTAACTACATCTTCAACAGATTGATCTATTTTAGCTACAGGGTAATCCCTTTTCATTACATCCTTTAAAGTTAAGTCAGTTCTTTCATAGTTTTGCTGAACATTCCAAAGGGGAGCAACACCCAGATATTTACCTTTTTCTGTGATTACTAAAGTGTCTACTTTATTTTTTACCATAGTATTTAAGGCCCCTGCTAATCCTATATCTGCCCTTTCTTTAACTGCTCTACTCATAATTTTTTCAATTTCAGGAAATTCTTTAACATTTTTTAATCGTTCTTTACCAATAAAATCACTAACAAATTCGTTGGCAGGTTTCCGCAAAATATTTTCCGGTGAATCAATTTGAACGATTTCTCCATCCTTCATTATGCAAATCCTATCCGCAATCTTTAAAGCTTCATCCATATCATGGGTAACAAAAACTATGGTTTTTTTAATTTCTTCTTGTAAATTAACCAATTCTTCTTGTAACTGTTCTCTACTAATGGGGTCTAAGGCACTAAATGGTTCATCCATTAAAATTATATCTGGATCTGCTGCCAATGCTCTAATTACCCCTATCCTTTGCTGTTGACCACCACTTAATTCATTTGGATAGCGATTCTTATACATCTTAGGAGATAGACCTACCATTTCTAACAGCTCATCTACTCTTTTTTCATATTTTTCAGAATCCATTTTTTTAAGTTTCGGTACTAATGCGACATTTTCACCTATAGTCATATGGGGAAACAACCCAATACTTTGAATAACATAACCAATATTTCTCCTTAAAAGTACAGGATTTACCTTTTGAATATCTTCCCCATCAATATAAATCTTTCCTTTTGTTGGTTCAATCAAACGGTTAATCATCCTCATAGTAGTTGTTTTTCCACAACCACTAGGACCTATAAGAACTAAAAGTTCCCCTTTTTTTACTTCAAAACTTATATCTTTTAAAGCTTCAAAACCATCTTCATAAACTTTACTAACATTCTCAAATCTTATCATTTCCATTACCCCTTTCATAGCGACATTATTAATGTTAACATAATATTCCTGATGAATCAAAAGTCATACTGTCCAATTACCGGGTATATTGTGTAAAAAATTCTCAAATAATCAGATAATATTAGCTATCCTTAAATATCCTCTAATATACTCCCATATACTCCTTTATACTAAAAACAAAAGGCAAGATTTATTGTTAAAAATAAACCTTGCCTTTATTTAAGCAATTACTAAAGACTTACTTTTAAAGAAGCTTTTAAGTCTTCATCTGGAGTATTTATGGGTTTTATGTTAAAAGTATCAACTAAGTATTGTAAAACATTAGGGGAAATAAAGGCTGGTAAGCTGGGTCCTAAGTATTGAATTTTCCATTATTGATACCACTCCTTCACTATTTTCAAATTTATTATTTCCTTACTAAAGTGTTAATATGTACAAAAAACAGCGGGTTAATATCCGCTGTTTAGATGTTGAGATTAACATTTTTCTTTGTGAATATTGGAGGAGACTTATGGAGATTTTTTTCTACTAAAGGTACATCATCTCTTTTAAAATTGTCAAAGGCAGTTGCCAACATCAATTTAATTCTATTTAATTGATTAACTTCACTGGCTCCTGGATCATAATCAACGGCAACTATATTAGCTTGGGGGTAAATTTCTTTAAGCCTTTTAATCATCCCTTTTCCAGTTACATGGTTTGGCAAACAACCAAAGGGTTGAACACAAACAATGTTATTAACTCCATCTTCAATAAGTTCTACCATTTCACCGGTTAAAAACCAACCTTCACCGGTTTGATGACCTAAAGATAAAACCTTTGTTGCCCCTAAAGCAATTTCTTCAATACCCTTAGGTGGAGTAAACCTATTACTGCCCTCAATAGCCTTTACATAGACATTTCGATAATAATCGATAATTTTAATCGCCAATTTATTTAAAAGTTGTGATTTCTTTGTACCATTTAAGTATTTATATTTAAAATCCGAACAATAGGCACAGTATAGCAGAAAATCAGTGAGATCTGGTACTACAACTTCAACTCCTTCCTTTTCTAGTACTTCTACAATATCATTATTAGCAAGTGGATGGAATTTAACAAGGATTTCCCCAACTACTCCAACCTTAGGTTTTAAAACATCATTTAATTTTAAGCTATCAAACTCTTTAACTATGGTATAGATGTTTTCTTTGTATCTTTTTCTAGTACCATCTTTTAAAGATTTTTTACAGATTTCTAACCACTTTTCCAAAAGATGATTGGCAGATCCTTTAAATTTTTCATAAGGACGAACCCTATATAATACCCTCATTAACAAATCACCGTAAACCAAAGCCATTAAAGCCCTATTAGCTAACTTTAAATCAATGGTGAATCCCGGATTATTTCCTAACCCTTGGGCGTTTAAGGAGATTATAGGGATATTGGGAAATCCAGCATCAATTAAAGCTTTTCGTAAAAAACCAATATAATTGGTAGCTCTACAACCACCACCGGTTTGGGTAATGATAACAGAAATATTGTCTTGATCATATTCCCCTGATTTGATGGCTTTTATTATTTGACCTACAACTATAATAGCTGGATAACAAGCATCGTTGTTTACATATTTTAATCCTTCTTGGATAATCCCTTCCTTATCATCATTAGGTAAAACTACTATTTTATAACCTGATAACCTAAAGGCTTCTTGTAATAAAGTAAAATGAATAGGTGACATATCTGGTGCTAAGATGGTATGATTTTTCTTCATTTCCTTAGTAAAAGGTACTTCTCTAAATTTATACCCTTTATCATTCTGAATATTACCTAATTTTTCCCTTTCAAGTAAAGCTGCTTTCAAAGATCGCAAACGGATCCTGGCTGCCCCTAAATTATTTATTTCATCGATTTTTAAACAGGTATATATTTTACCATGTGCCCTTAAAATTTCTTCTACTTGATCAGTTGTAACGGCATCTAAACCACAACCAAAAGAGTTTAACTGCACTAATTCTAAATGTTTATTTTTACTGACAAAGAAAGCTGCGGAATACAACCTAGAATGGTATGCCCATTGATCTACAACCCTCAAAGGACGACTTACTTTTCCTAAATGGGATATTGAATCTTCAGTTAAAACCGCCATACCTAAACTATTGATAAGTTCAGGAATTCCATGATTGATTTCTGGATCAATGTGATAAGGACGGCCAGCCAAAACTATACCTTTAATATTGTTTCGCTGGATAAAATCTAGGGTTTCTTCTCCTTTTTTCCTTAAATCTTTCTTAAAAGCCTGATACTCTTTTACTGCCCTTTGTACAGCTTCTTCAATTTCATAAGGTGGAATTTGGAAACACTTTAGTTCTTCCTTTAAGCGACTAGTTAATCTTTTTACATCATCAAAGGGCAAAAAAGGTGTTAAAAGGGTCACTCCTTTTTCCTTCAAAACATCGACATTATTTTTAATTACTTCGGGATAAGAAGTTACCATAGGACAATTGTAATGATTATCTGAGTCAAGAATTTCCTTAATTTCATGGGTAATAGAAGGATAAAAAATCGTCCTAACCCCTTTTTCTATTAGGTCCATAATATGTCCATGGACTAGTTTAGCGGGATAACAAGCAGACTCCGATGGTATTGTTTCTATCCCTTTTTCATAAATATCTTTAGAAGATTGGCTGGAAAGTTCCACCCTAAAACCTAAATTGGTGAAAAAGGTAAACCAAAATGGATAATTTTCATAGATGTTTAATACCCTAGGAATCCCTATTATACCCCGGGGTGCTTTTTCTTGGGCAAGAGGTTGATAAGCAAAAAGACGCTGTAGTTTGTAGCTATAGAGGTTAGGCAATTCCTTTGTAACCCTCTTTCCCCCTAAAGGCCTTTCACATCTGTTACCAGATATGTATCTGCCTTGGGAAAACTTATTGATAGTTAATTGACAATTATTAGAACATAGTCCACATCTCTTTAAGCTACTTTCTATTTTAAGATTACTTATTTCCTCCTTACTTAATAGGGTAGTTTTGCCTCCTTTATACCGTTCTTTAGCAATTAGTGCCGCCCCAAAGGCACCCATAATTCCAGCAATATCAGGCCTTATTACCTCTTTCCCTGTTTCTAGTTCAAAGGCCCTAAGGACTGCATCATTGTAAAAAGTGCCTCCTTGAACTACAATTTTCTCCCCCAATTCATCACTACTTTTTATTTTAATGACTTTATATAAAGCATTTTTTACCACTGAATAGGCAAGGCCTGCTAGAATATCTGAAATTTTTGCCCCTTCTTTTTGGGCTTGTTTTACTTTAGAATTCATAAAAACAGTACACCTTGACCCTAAATCCACGGGATTTAAAGCATTGATACTTTCTTTAGCAAAATCTTCTACCTCAATCCCCAATGAATGGGCAAAGGTCTCTAAAAAAGAGCCACATCCAGAAGAACAAGCTTCATTTAATAAAATACTGTCAATAACTCCATCCTTTATTTTTAAAGATTTCATATCTTGACCGCCGATATCCAAGACGAAATCTACCCCTGGGCAAAAGAATTCCGCCCCTTTATAATGGGCTACTGTTTCAATTTCCCCAATATCTACCCCTAGTGCTGCCTTAATCAACCCTTCGCCATAACCGGTTACTGCAGAATAGATTATTTCAGCCCCTTGTGGCAATTTACTATAAATATCTTGTATCACTTTGATAGTAGAATTTAAAGGACTCCCTTCATTACTTCCATAATGGGAATAAACTATTCTCCCTTGTTGATCAATTAAAACAACTTTAGTTGTTGTAGAACCAGAATCTATCCCTAAAAAACATTTACCTCTAAATTCGGTAATCTCTAGTTTATCCATAGTTGTTTTTGAATGTCTTTGGATAAATTTTTCATACTCCCATTTATCGTTAAACAATGGCCTTAAACTTCCCTTTTGGTGGGTATCATCTTTTTCTAACATCCTAAGATTTGTTATTAAGTTTTTAAATGGGATTTCCTTAAAATTGGCTGCTGACAAAGCAGCTCCTATGGCAACAAAAACTTGAGAATTTTGGGGAAAAATTACTTGATGTTCTTGTAATTTCAATGTGTCTATAAATCTTTTTCTAAGTTCTGATAGGAAAAATAATGGTCCCCCTAAAAATGCCACATTACCCTTTATCGGTCTTCCACAGGCTAGTGCACTGACTGTCTGAATAACAACTGCTTGAAAAACTGAAGCAGCAATATCTTCTTTACTAGCCCCTTCATTTAGAAGGGGTTGAATATCAGTTTTAGCAAAAACTCCACAACGGGCAGCTATGGGGTAAATAGTTTTATAATTTTTTGCCAATTCATTTAAACCTTGGGCATCGGTCTTTAATAAAGTGGCCATCTGATCGATGAAAGAACCGGTACCACCGGCACACGTACCATTCATCCTCTGTTCTATCCCATTAGTCAAATAAATTATTTTAGCATCTTCTCCCCCTAGCTCTATAGCGACATCAGTAGTGGGATAAAAAACTTTAAGTCCCTTGCTGCTAGCTACCACTTCTTGGACAAAATCTACTTTTAAGGCTTCTGCTATAGCCATTCCACCAGAACCGGTAATAGCTAGTGTTACATAACTATCTCTAAAATTGTTGTATGTTTCTAACAATAGTTCAATAACCGTTTTTCTGACATCGGAAAAATGCCTTTTATACTTATAGTAAACCAGTTGATATTTTTCATTTAACAAAACAATCTTTACTGTAGTAGAGCCTACATCAATCCCCATATAATATTTTTCTACCATCTTTACCCCTCCCAATTTACAGGACAAATTTTAAAAAATACAGCAGATGATTTTTCTATAAAGACATTATAAAATTAAGGTTATCTTTATTCAATAATAAATTTTAAATATAAAAAATCACCCCTATGTTGGGGCAAGTTAAAGGAAATATTATAGAAAATTTTTTTCTATACAATAATCTAATATATCTTCTATAGAAATTATCCCTACAACTTTCCTACCTTCAACGACAGGGAGTGCTATTATGTCATTATCCCTTAAAATTTTTGCCCCTTTTAACAAGGACTCTTCTGGAGAAACGGTGACAACTTCTTTAGCCATTACC includes:
- a CDS encoding ABC transporter permease produces the protein MEGLQGFFRILTTRTDEVLLYLFQHIQLSFISLGIAVAISVPLGIVLTRYKKLADPVIGLTAIVQTIPSLALLGFLIPILGISMRPAIVALTIYGLLPILRNTYTGIINVDPAIIDAGRGMGMTDRQILFKVQLPLALSVIVAGIRTSTVLIIGVATLASLAGAGGMGEFIFRGISTSNDSLILAGAIPAALLAILFDYVIKKIEWLTTPRGLRK
- a CDS encoding ABC transporter ATP-binding protein, translating into MIRFENVSKVYEDGFEALKDISFEVKKGELLVLIGPSGCGKTTTMRMINRLIEPTKGKIYIDGEDIQKVNPVLLRRNIGYVIQSIGLFPHMTIGENVALVPKLKKMDSEKYEKRVDELLEMVGLSPKMYKNRYPNELSGGQQQRIGVIRALAADPDIILMDEPFSALDPISREQLQEELVNLQEEIKKTIVFVTHDMDEALKIADRICIMKDGEIVQIDSPENILRKPANEFVSDFIGKERLKNVKEFPEIEKIMSRAVKERADIGLAGALNTMVKNKVDTLVITEKGKYLGVAPLWNVQQNYERTDLTLKDVMKRDYPVAKIDQSVEDVVNIINTHGVSFVPIVDNENKVLGVVTRASLVKIMAELI
- a CDS encoding 2-hydroxyacyl-CoA dehydratase encodes the protein MVEKYYMGIDVGSTTVKIVLLNEKYQLVYYKYKRHFSDVRKTVIELLLETYNNFRDSYVTLAITGSGGMAIAEALKVDFVQEVVASSKGLKVFYPTTDVAIELGGEDAKIIYLTNGIEQRMNGTCAGGTGSFIDQMATLLKTDAQGLNELAKNYKTIYPIAARCGVFAKTDIQPLLNEGASKEDIAASVFQAVVIQTVSALACGRPIKGNVAFLGGPLFFLSELRKRFIDTLKLQEHQVIFPQNSQVFVAIGAALSAANFKEIPFKNLITNLRMLEKDDTHQKGSLRPLFNDKWEYEKFIQRHSKTTMDKLEITEFRGKCFLGIDSGSTTTKVVLIDQQGRIVYSHYGSNEGSPLNSTIKVIQDIYSKLPQGAEIIYSAVTGYGEGLIKAALGVDIGEIETVAHYKGAEFFCPGVDFVLDIGGQDMKSLKIKDGVIDSILLNEACSSGCGSFLETFAHSLGIEVEDFAKESINALNPVDLGSRCTVFMNSKVKQAQKEGAKISDILAGLAYSVVKNALYKVIKIKSSDELGEKIVVQGGTFYNDAVLRAFELETGKEVIRPDIAGIMGAFGAALIAKERYKGGKTTLLSKEEISNLKIESSLKRCGLCSNNCQLTINKFSQGRYISGNRCERPLGGKRVTKELPNLYSYKLQRLFAYQPLAQEKAPRGIIGIPRVLNIYENYPFWFTFFTNLGFRVELSSQSSKDIYEKGIETIPSESACYPAKLVHGHIMDLIEKGVRTIFYPSITHEIKEILDSDNHYNCPMVTSYPEVIKNNVDVLKEKGVTLLTPFLPFDDVKRLTSRLKEELKCFQIPPYEIEEAVQRAVKEYQAFKKDLRKKGEETLDFIQRNNIKGIVLAGRPYHIDPEINHGIPELINSLGMAVLTEDSISHLGKVSRPLRVVDQWAYHSRLYSAAFFVSKNKHLELVQLNSFGCGLDAVTTDQVEEILRAHGKIYTCLKIDEINNLGAARIRLRSLKAALLEREKLGNIQNDKGYKFREVPFTKEMKKNHTILAPDMSPIHFTLLQEAFRLSGYKIVVLPNDDKEGIIQEGLKYVNNDACYPAIIVVGQIIKAIKSGEYDQDNISVIITQTGGGCRATNYIGFLRKALIDAGFPNIPIISLNAQGLGNNPGFTIDLKLANRALMALVYGDLLMRVLYRVRPYEKFKGSANHLLEKWLEICKKSLKDGTRKRYKENIYTIVKEFDSLKLNDVLKPKVGVVGEILVKFHPLANNDIVEVLEKEGVEVVVPDLTDFLLYCAYCSDFKYKYLNGTKKSQLLNKLAIKIIDYYRNVYVKAIEGSNRFTPPKGIEEIALGATKVLSLGHQTGEGWFLTGEMVELIEDGVNNIVCVQPFGCLPNHVTGKGMIKRLKEIYPQANIVAVDYDPGASEVNQLNRIKLMLATAFDNFKRDDVPLVEKNLHKSPPIFTKKNVNLNI